DNA from SAR324 cluster bacterium:
CTTCCATTGTTTCGATGTAGATGCGAGCCTTGGTAATGTCTTTGGCTTTACGGTATTCTTCGAAAATCTGCTCGAAGCGGCTTGCCTTCCCCTGTGCCAGCAGGACTGTCTGCTCAGCGTAGGACTGTGCTTCGTTCACTATTTGCACGCCTTCCCCCCGGGCTTTAGGAATCAGATTGTTCTTGTAGCCCTCAGCTTCATTGATCATTTTCTGTTGATCTTCGCGAGCACTGACCACATCCTTGAAGGCTTCTTTAACCTCATCTGGTGGATGTACATCCTGAAGCTTGACGTTCACAATGGAGATTCCAGAGTCGTAGCCTTTCAGGATTTCCTGTAGCAAGGTAGCCGTATTTGTTTCGATCAGGCTTTTGCCAACAGTTAGTGCGTCCATTACCTTGGTATCTCCGATAACTTCACGCATGGCAGATTCAGAAGCGGCACGTACTGTCGATTCTGGCTCAGTCAGGTTGTACAGGTAGCCTTCCAGATTATTGATTCTATACTGTACAGTAAACTGTACGTTGATGATATTTTCATCACCAGTAAGCATCAGGGATTCCTTCATCACTTGACGGTAACGAGCCGGAGGCCCCGGGTCAATGGTACGGAAGCCAATTTCAAGTCGGCGTACTTCTGTGACCTTCTCTATGTCTATATTCTCGATAGGCGAGGGTAAATGGTAGTGTGGGCCTGGCCCAACAACGCGATCAACAACTCCGAAACGCTTTACTACGGCTTGTTCTTGAGGATCAACGATGAAAAATCCGGTTGCCAGCCAGACAGCGGCTGCAACAACAATCAAGATTAGGCCTGCGTTGCCTTGAGGCAGACGGTGCCGGAAGCGATTCTGTAGATTATTCAGCAGTTCATCGACATTCGGCGGAGTTGGTTGTCGCTTGTCCCAAGGTGATTTGCGAGGTGGCTTGTTCCAGGAGTCCATGAGGTCCGTTTATAGAAGTTGGGCGTTGGTACTCTTTGTTAACAGCCTAGAAAGCAGGACAGAAAATACAAGGAAATTCGATGGTTGCCAATTTAGGCAGTCAGAATTTCTGAGCCATTAGAAGTGACCCGAATGGTGTGTTCCCACTGAGCGGAAAGCGATCCGTCCTGTGTGACAGCCGTCCATCCATCGCTGAGCAATTTACATTCTGGACGACCAATATTGATCATTGGTTCAATGGTGAAGACCATATTGGGTTGAAGCAATACGCCCGTATTAGGCTTGCCATAATGAAGAGTTTGAGGCTCTTCGTGGAATTCAATACCGACTCCATGACCAGCGAAGTCTCTGACAACAGAATAGCCCAGACCTTCTGCGTGAGTCTGAATTGCGTAGCCAATGTCTCCGGTAGTTTTACCAGGCTTTACTTGCTGGATACCAATCTGCAGGCATTGTTGGGTAATATCGACTAAGTTTTTTGCTTCTTCCGAGACATCTCCAATCAGGAACATCCGGCTTGCGTCACCATAGTATCCATCGAGGATACTAGTGACATCAACATTGGCAATGTCCCCCTCCTTCAGTACTTCATTGCCGGGAATTCCATGACAGATAACATTGTTGACCGAAGTGCAAACGCTCTTGGGAAATCCTACTGCTGATTTGCCACGATAGTTGAGTGGTGCAGGGTAGGCGTTGTTGGCCAAGGTCTCTTCGTGAACCCAGTCATTGATCTGTTCGGTTGTGATACCTGGACCTATTCGCTCCTGCACCATATCTAGAATCTTGCGCGTCAACTGGCTACTACGCCGAATGCCTTCAATCTGCTCTTCTGTCTTGATAATCACCCCTCGGGTTCCTCGTCTTCCAAAAGAGCTCATCTTGTCTCGTAGCATATGGCACTTCTTATATTTTTTGCCACTGCCACACCAGCACAAATCATTACGGGAAGTTTTCATGGAATCTCTTGGATGCTGCTCATCGGAGCAGGGTCAGTATACGTGAGAGCTGATAGCCAGAAGTCAGGCTTTCGCGTGGGTCGTGCGACCAGTAGATGATTTGCCCTTTGCCACTGATTTCATCAACATCTACAAATCCCCAGTAGCGACTGTCTGCGCTGTTGTAACGGTTGTCTCCCATCACGAATAACTTTCCTTCAGGGATTTGGACTGGCCCAAAGTTGTTGACTGGTCCATCGCTGAAGCTTTGGTTTTGATCGGATTGCCCTTTTGGGCGATCAAAAAAAGCATAGGGTTCGCCCAATTCTTTCCCATCGATGAACACTTTATCATTGCGAATCTCCAGGGTCTCTCCAGGGAGTCCAATTGTCCTCTTGATATAATCAACCGACGGATTTTTTGGATAAGGGAAGATGACAATATCTCCTCGTTTGACTGGATCAGTGAAGACTCGTATACCCAGAATCGGAATTTCTGTGCCATAGGTATACATTGTCGCGAAGATGTGATCACCAATTTGAATGGTAGGGATCATCGATCCTGAAGGAATTTTGAAGGGTGCGAACAGGTATGTGCGTACCACTGTCGCGACAATCAGCGCAAATAGGAGAGCTTCAACCCACTCACGGATCGAACGGTTTGGAATCAGACGGTCTAATCGACAATACCCCTTGGCACTTCGAAGAAGGAGTTTTTCGTTGTTACGAACCGCGGCGGTCTCAGGTAACTCTGCTTGTAATTCTTCGGGAGTTTCGAAGAACTTTTCCTCAAGGTGAGATAATTGACCGATGACTTCTTCGCTCAGTCCTTTGCGTTGCAGTTTGCGAAAGGTTTTCTGTGAAAATTTGTAGGAAATGAGAGGAAATAGGTTCATTGTGTGGCAGTACTGAGAGCGGACACGGCAGAATCAAGGAAATCAAAAGAATCATCTTTGGGGCAAGCCTGCAGAGAGGGCAAGGCAAAAGTGAGTTCGACAAGCTTATGGATTCAAGTACTGGAAAGAGCAAGGTGAGAGATAGGTTGCTGCTCTGAAGAGCGAAATATCGTTTCCTGAATGGTGTTGGAATAGCGCAGAATCCCCAGTTCATAAAAACTCTGCAGAAAGTGAGTGTTGGGATTCCATCTTTGGCAAAATTGCTGACTCTGCTTTGTATTGGTCAAGATCATTTGGGCTTTGCCACAAATTTCTGGAAGTGCTTTTGTATCAGTTTTTTGCTCTGTGTCTTCTGTTTCCAAATGATGGTAAATCAGATCACAGAGTCCAGCAGCTTGAGTAATTTGACTCCCATCCGTGAGAAAGGACCAAACAAGTGGGTTCTCCCAGCCAAGTTGCTGGAAGCGATGTCGAAGTAGCCACCCCAATAATTTATGGTAAATGGGGGTTTTGCTCAACAAGGGAATTTCGCTCGTGGACCAGATGTAGAGATTTGTCTCAGTTTGACGGATTGGAGAGATCCATCGGTTCATCTTCTCCTGCCAGGAAAATTTTGTTTGTGATATTTGGGAGTTGACGGTGGCAAATAAAACGCGATGGCTAGTTCGAGTTAGATGTTGGGCCAGTTGTTGCTCGTAAAAAGAGGAACTGTGATTCCATTCGTGATCTGTGAGTACAATCAAATCTCTAGGCCGTTGGGAAGTTGGTCCCAGGCGTACCTCTTCCCACCATTGAGCTCTAGAGAAGCGCTGAGTTCCTCGGAAGTGCCAATAGCCCTTCAACAGTGCTTTGATCATTGACCAGGGTAGTAGGTGGATTTTTTGAGAGTAGGCGAAGAGCTGGGACAGTCCCCAGTGCTTCAGATTCCAACTTTGTAGTAGAAGGCGATAGCTTAAGAGGGTTCCTGAAGCATAGATAAAGAGGAAAAGCAAAGCTGGTAATCGGGTAGTTGGTAAGAAAATTAGGCTTATCAGGATCAGCATCTGCACAAGTGCAATCAGGCTGTAGCCCCATTTTTTTAAGTTGGGAACCCGGAGGCCGCATACTTGATGGATGTCCAATTGCTGTGTGGCGCGCCATGGAAATCGTCGACTCAGTAAGCCATCAAAAAAGTAGCGCTTTGCCAATTGAGTTGGACGAGAAGCTTTTGGAGCTAAGGGAGGATGGTAGACGATCAGGTCTTGGGCGAAGGGAATGGAGAAGCCTCCTTCGAGAATTGAGAAAGCAAGGTCAGTGTCTTCCCGGAAAGGAATTTTGTATCCAGAGTGGAAATGGCAAAATTGTTTGCGAACCAGCAAGTTACATGTTGGATATCGACCGCCTTGACGGTTTTCAGTCTGGTGCGTCAAGGGCGTGATTTGTTCTCGATTACCAACGATAGTCTGACCTTCAATAGCTCCTGCGCCTGGTTGGTCGTGAATCCAAGTCAATGCTGATGCCACCCAATTTGAGTCGGCTTGTACATCAGCATCGAGTAGGCCAATCCAATTGAATCGAGCCAAGGCTACTCCAGCGTTGCGTGCTCGACCTGGGCCAGAGCGATGCTGATGTAGAACTCGTAGTTGGAGACGGGTTTGTTGATGAAATTCCTCCAACATTTTTGCGGTATCGTCTGTTGAGCCATCGTTCACCACAACGACTTCAAAACTAGACGTCGGAGCCGTCTGCAGTTCCAGAGCTTGCAGGCAATTTTTCAACAAGCTGCTGCTATTGTAACTGGGTATTACGACTGATAGAGAATCAGGCGATGAGACAAAAAAATCAGGAGGAAGAGAAGTTGACACGGAGAGACGAAGTATTAGAGAACCAGCAGTCGCTGGTGCGAGCACTTCGCGGTTCGTTGCCGTATTTGGAAGAGTTCCATCATCAAATTTTCGTTGTTTGTGTCAGTGGAGAATTATTACAACGAGATGCCGCTCCCAAAATCATGGAAGAACTTGCACTATTGCATCGCGTTGGAGTCCAATTGGTGTTGGTTCATGATAGCCAACTATTGAATCAGTCCTCCCTGGACACAAGTTCGTTTCCAGTAGCAGTTTCGCGTCATGATCTTAAAGCAGTACAGCAGCAAGTTGCAGCAATCAACTGGGAATTTTTGACCAAACTCTGCCTGTATGGGCATGGAATTATGCCACTTAGTGGTCACTTTGTCACTGCTCGTGCTGATGAACGCTCTAATGCACTAGAAATGGACTCATCCAATGGGGTTGTGCAGGAGGTGGACCTTGTGGCTATTCGGGAGACTCTACAACTAGGGCACACCCCGTTGCTAGCTCCTTGGGGGACAGGCCAGCAAGGCCATCTTTGGATACTAGAAGCTAGGGAACTAGCAACAGAACTAGCCATTCGGCTGAGAGCTAAGAAATTAATATTGTTGGAGAATATATCATCTCCATTGATTGAGAAAGACAGAAATACCTCAATTTTACGCCAATGGATGTGTCAGCAGAGTTCTATAAGTGAAATCAACCGACTCCGATTAGAATGCATGGCTACCGCATGTGAAAGGGGTGTAACGAGATGTCATTGGTTGGATGCAACTGAGGAAGGAGCCCTGCTAACGGAGACGCTCACTTCTGGTGGAATTGGCCTGATGGTCACCAACACAGCTTACCAACAGGTGCGGGTGGCTAGGCCTAGTGATATTCCTCAAGTTTGGGGACTGCTGAGTGGGCCGATGAGAGACGCTAGTATTGTCCGGCGCAGTACTTCCTATCTTGAACAACACATCGAACGATATCGGTTGTTTTGTCAGGATGAGGATGTGTTGGGTTGTTGTGAACTGATTAGTTATCCAGAACAGCAAACTGTAGAGATTGCGGCCTTGTCAGTAGCGTTAGCTTATCGTAACCAGGGAATTGGGAGAGAACTCGTTAACGTCGTCCTTGGAGAGGCAAAGAGACAGGGAGCACAACAAGCAATCGCATTGAGTACACGTGA
Protein-coding regions in this window:
- the hflK gene encoding FtsH protease activity modulator HflK, whose translation is MDSWNKPPRKSPWDKRQPTPPNVDELLNNLQNRFRHRLPQGNAGLILIVVAAAVWLATGFFIVDPQEQAVVKRFGVVDRVVGPGPHYHLPSPIENIDIEKVTEVRRLEIGFRTIDPGPPARYRQVMKESLMLTGDENIINVQFTVQYRINNLEGYLYNLTEPESTVRAASESAMREVIGDTKVMDALTVGKSLIETNTATLLQEILKGYDSGISIVNVKLQDVHPPDEVKEAFKDVVSAREDQQKMINEAEGYKNNLIPKARGEGVQIVNEAQSYAEQTVLLAQGKASRFEQIFEEYRKAKDITKARIYIETMEEVLPRVNKVIADEKLGQNFMPFLPINELRRAANTDSGVRQSTTMR
- a CDS encoding methionyl aminopeptidase, which gives rise to MKTSRNDLCWCGSGKKYKKCHMLRDKMSSFGRRGTRGVIIKTEEQIEGIRRSSQLTRKILDMVQERIGPGITTEQINDWVHEETLANNAYPAPLNYRGKSAVGFPKSVCTSVNNVICHGIPGNEVLKEGDIANVDVTSILDGYYGDASRMFLIGDVSEEAKNLVDITQQCLQIGIQQVKPGKTTGDIGYAIQTHAEGLGYSVVRDFAGHGVGIEFHEEPQTLHYGKPNTGVLLQPNMVFTIEPMINIGRPECKLLSDGWTAVTQDGSLSAQWEHTIRVTSNGSEILTA
- the lepB gene encoding signal peptidase I translates to MNLFPLISYKFSQKTFRKLQRKGLSEEVIGQLSHLEEKFFETPEELQAELPETAAVRNNEKLLLRSAKGYCRLDRLIPNRSIREWVEALLFALIVATVVRTYLFAPFKIPSGSMIPTIQIGDHIFATMYTYGTEIPILGIRVFTDPVKRGDIVIFPYPKNPSVDYIKRTIGLPGETLEIRNDKVFIDGKELGEPYAFFDRPKGQSDQNQSFSDGPVNNFGPVQIPEGKLFVMGDNRYNSADSRYWGFVDVDEISGKGQIIYWSHDPRESLTSGYQLSRILTLLR
- a CDS encoding glycosyltransferase family 2 protein, giving the protein MSTSLPPDFFVSSPDSLSVVIPSYNSSSLLKNCLQALELQTAPTSSFEVVVVNDGSTDDTAKMLEEFHQQTRLQLRVLHQHRSGPGRARNAGVALARFNWIGLLDADVQADSNWVASALTWIHDQPGAGAIEGQTIVGNREQITPLTHQTENRQGGRYPTCNLLVRKQFCHFHSGYKIPFREDTDLAFSILEGGFSIPFAQDLIVYHPPLAPKASRPTQLAKRYFFDGLLSRRFPWRATQQLDIHQVCGLRVPNLKKWGYSLIALVQMLILISLIFLPTTRLPALLFLFIYASGTLLSYRLLLQSWNLKHWGLSQLFAYSQKIHLLPWSMIKALLKGYWHFRGTQRFSRAQWWEEVRLGPTSQRPRDLIVLTDHEWNHSSSFYEQQLAQHLTRTSHRVLFATVNSQISQTKFSWQEKMNRWISPIRQTETNLYIWSTSEIPLLSKTPIYHKLLGWLLRHRFQQLGWENPLVWSFLTDGSQITQAAGLCDLIYHHLETEDTEQKTDTKALPEICGKAQMILTNTKQSQQFCQRWNPNTHFLQSFYELGILRYSNTIQETIFRSSEQQPISHLALSST
- the argA gene encoding amino-acid N-acetyltransferase; this translates as MRQKNQEEEKLTRRDEVLENQQSLVRALRGSLPYLEEFHHQIFVVCVSGELLQRDAAPKIMEELALLHRVGVQLVLVHDSQLLNQSSLDTSSFPVAVSRHDLKAVQQQVAAINWEFLTKLCLYGHGIMPLSGHFVTARADERSNALEMDSSNGVVQEVDLVAIRETLQLGHTPLLAPWGTGQQGHLWILEARELATELAIRLRAKKLILLENISSPLIEKDRNTSILRQWMCQQSSISEINRLRLECMATACERGVTRCHWLDATEEGALLTETLTSGGIGLMVTNTAYQQVRVARPSDIPQVWGLLSGPMRDASIVRRSTSYLEQHIERYRLFCQDEDVLGCCELISYPEQQTVEIAALSVALAYRNQGIGRELVNVVLGEAKRQGAQQAIALSTREDNVFMNCGFNECSLEDLPPEKRFNYDSPQSKIYIYSLVEPSKDLSTD